GGAGAACAGGTTACCTACACGTGCCTCAATACCCAGCGCTTTAGCCGCATCGGCTGCGTCACGCACCATACCGTAATCGGCAATTGCGGCGAAGTCGTGGTCTTTAAAACGCATACGGTTAACTTTAGAGTCGGTGCAGGCCCCCATACCGATAACCACATCACGCAGTTTCACATCGGCACGTACCGCTCCACAGGAACCCACGCGGATTATCTTTTTCACGCCAAAATCAGTGATCAACTCTTTGGTATAGATAGAGCAGGATGGGATCCCCATACCGTGACCCATTACCGAGATCGGGCGGCCTTTATAGGTCCCGGTATAACCCAGCATGCCACGAACGTTGTTCACTTCACGTGGGTTTTCTAAAAAGGTTTCCGCGATATGTTTAGCGCGCAGTGGGTCGCCCGGCATCAATACGACGTCAGCAAAATCACCCATCTCAGCGTTAATATGTGGCGTAGCCATAATTATTCCTTGTTATCTGGCGCCTGTGCGTCAGGCAATCAATATGCAAACGGCGCCCACCGGGCGCCGTGCGGTAATCAAAACATCTTTTCGCCGTAATCCATTGGCGACAACCCAAAGTAATTAGCCAGGGTCTGCCCAATATCAGCGAAAGTTTTACGATGGCCCAATGATCCCGGTTTCACCTTCGGACCAGCTACCAGCACGGGGATGTGCTCGCGGGTATGATCGGTGCCCTGCCAGGTTGGATCGCAACCATGGTCGGCCGTAAGGATCAGGATGTCGTCATCTTTCAGCAACGCCAGCAGTTCAGGCAGGCGGCGATCGAACAACTCCAGCCCTGCGGCATAACCGGCAACATCGCGACGATGACCCCAGGAGGAGTCAAAGTCTACAAAGTTGGTGAAGACAATGGTGTCATCCCCGGCTTGCTTCATCTCGGCAATAGTGGCGTCAAACAGCGCATCCAGGCCGGTAGCTTTCACTTTTTTAGTGATCCCAACCTGGGCGTAAATATCGGCAATTTTACCCACCGAAACAACGTGACCATTCTTCTCATCAACCAGCTTTTTCAGCACGGTTGGTGCCGGTGGTTCTACTGCCAGATCGTGGCGATTACCGGTGCGCTGGAAGTGACCAGGCTTATCACCGATAAACGGACGGGCAATAACGCGGCCAATGTTATAACCACCTTCGGTCAGCTCTTCGCGGGCAATTTCACACAGCTCATATAGCTTATCCAGCCCGAAAGTCTCTTCGTGGCAGGCAATCTGGAATACCGAATCAGCCGAAGTATAGAAAATCGGCTTACCGGTACGCATATGCTCTTCACCCAGCTCGTCAAGAATGACAGTACCAGAGGAATGGCAGTTGCCAAGGTAGCCCGGCAGATTGGCGCGTTTCACCAGCTTATCCAGCAGCTCCTGTGGGAAGCTGTTGGTATGCTCGGTAAAATAACCCCAGTCAAACAGCACCGGTACCCCAGCAATCTCCCAGTGACCAGACGGCGTATCTTTACCCGAGGACATTTCGTGAGCCCAGGCATAAGCCCCGGTAATCGGCGAGTTAGCGTCCATCCCGGCAGGAATAGTTCCGGTAGAGCCTTCGTGAGCTTTAGCCAGCCCCAGTTTGGTCAGGTTTGGCAGATTAAGAGGACCTTTACGCCCGGTATCTGCTTCACCGCGAGCGCAGGCTTCAGCGATATGGCCTAAAGTATCAGCACCTACATCTCCAAAACGCGCGGCATCTTCTGTCGCGCCGATGCCGAATGAGTCCAGCACCATAATAAATGCACGTTTCATAATTTCTCCTGCGTATGCGCTTATATACGCTCTCCGCGTTAAGAAAAAACAGCGATCAGAACAGTATGACGGTTATTGGCTGATAGTGCGATAGACAACTGGCGTTTCCTGATACGGTTCAGCAGAAATTTTAACCGCCGCTTTAACTGCTTCAGCCGCCTGACGCCAGCTATCTTCGTTCTGTGCATGGATAATGGCGAGTGGACGGCCAGCATCAATTTTATCGCCCAGACGCACCATCTCATCCAGCCCCACGCTGTAATCGATCTTGTCGCTGGCCTGACGGCGACCGCCGCCCATGGCGACAACGGCCATGCCCAGCGCCCGGGTATCCATTGCGCTTACGGTGCCCGCAACATCGGCATAAACGGCTTTGCTGAGAGTGGCGGCAGGCAGATAGTGGTCGTAATTTTCCACAAAGTCCTGCGGCCCTTTCTGGGCGCTCACCATCCGACCAAATACTTCTGCAGCTTTACCATTATCCAGAACGGCCTGCAGTTTACGGCGAGCCTCGGTTTCATCACTTGCCAGCCCACCAGAAATCAACATCTGGGCGCACAGCGCCATAGTGACTTCCAGTAATCGCGGATTGCGATACTCGCCGGTCAGGAAGCGCACCGCTTCACGCACTTCCAGCGCATTACCGGCACTGGATGCCAACACCTGGTTCATATCGGTCAGCAACGCACTGGTGCGTACTCCGGCACCATTCGCCACGCTAACAATGGCTTCGGCCAGTTGCTCAGAACCTTCATAAGTTGGCATAAATGCGCCGCTGCCCACTTTGACGTCCATCACCAGAGCATCCAGCCCTTCGGCCAGTTTTTTCGCCAGGATAGAGGCCGTAATCAGCGGAATAGAGTCAACGGTGGCGGTGATATCGCGGGTTGCATAGAAACGCTTATCGGCAGGTGCCAGCGAGCTGGTCTGCCCGATGATGGCGACGCCAACATCTTTAATTATGGCGCGGAAACGATCGTCATCCGGGAAAATATCGAACCCAGGAATAGCTTCCAGCTTATCTAAAGTACCGCCGGTATGCCCCAGGCCACGCCCGGAAATCATCGGAATATAACCGCCGCATGCCGCCACCATTGGGCCAAGCATCAGCGAGGTCACATCCCCTACGCCGCCGGTAGAGTGTTTATCGACAATCGGGCCATTGAGATCCAGCCCCTGCCAGTTAAGAACGGTTCCGGAGTCTCGCATCGCCATTGTCAGCGCTACACGTTCGTCCATGGACATGTCGTTGAAGTAGATGGCCATCGCTAGCGCGGCAATCTGTCCTTCAGACACGGTATTATCACGTATTCCATTGATAAAAAAACGCAATTCAGCATCGCTTAATGTCTGGTTGTCGCGTTTTTTGCGGATAATTTCTTGCGCGAGGAACAAGGTAACCTCCAGAAGATGTTAGGATAGCGGCGCCACAAACGGGCGCCGTAATGAGGAATAATTAGTAGGCGCTGGAGCTTTTGCCGTCGCCGTGGCCCAGAGCTTTAAGCAGGCTTGCCAACAGGCTGGAAGCGCCAAAGCGGAAGTGGCGGGAATCGGCCCAGTCTGCGCCAAACAGGCCATCGGCAATACCCAGGAATTCCGCGGCATCTTCAGCGGTGCGAACGCCACCAGCCGGTTTAAAACCAACGGTTTTCTCAACACCCATATCGCGGATAACTTCCATCATGATGCGCGCGCTTTCTGGGGTCGCATTAACCGGTACTTTACCGGTGGACGTTTTAATAAAATCAGCCCCGGCTTTGATAGAGATTTCAGAAGCTTTGCGGATCAGCGCTTCGGTTTTCAGCTCACCGGTTTCGATGATGACTTTCAGCAGCACGTTCGCCTCAGCGCAGGCGGCTTTACAGGCGTGAACCAAATCAAAGCCAACCTGTTCGTTACCCGCCATCAGCGCACGGTATGGGAATACCACGTCAACTTCATCGGCACCGTAGGCAATTGCGGCGCGAGTTTCAGCGACGGCGATATCAATATCGTCATTACCATGTGGGAAGTTGGTCACGGTAGCGATGCGAACATCCGGAGTTCCCTGCGCTTTCAGAGCCTTACGGGCAACAGGAATAAAGCGTGGATAAATACAAATCGCGACGGGAGTACCTACCGGAGTTTTCGCCTGATGGCAAAGCGCGATGACTTTCTCATCGGTATCGTCCTCATTGAGGGTAGTGAGGTCCATCAGTTTCAAAGCCCGCAGGCTGCTGGCAGTTAAATCGGTCATAAATTTCTCCAACATATATATAGAAATGGGGCGCCCGTAGCAGGAAACGCAACACGTTGGAGCGGGCCTGGTTCCATTAAGAAGTGACTATCCCAAACAGGAATTCATCACGCTGAGATCCTTCTCACCGCCGGTGAATGTTAAGATTATAACATCCAGCCCTTGCCAAAATTTGTGTTTAGTTTCACAAAACCTAAAGAGCATATTGCAAAGTTTCACCCAGTATATGTGATAAAAATTTCAAATCAACCGGGTTTAAGCGGCTTTATCACCACATAAAAAACGCAAGAAGTCACAACAATAAACGGCAAAATGTTAGATAAATAACATTTTGCCGTTCTGTGATGTATAGAGGAAAGCGTAGTCAAGCCATCTGTGTCACGATAGCGGGAGGGGTTATTCCGAAAAAGCGAAGATGCGCTGGCTGTTGGCCCACAAAGCGTCGGCAATAACCTGCGGTGATTCAGGCCGTAATTCACACAGAGAGCGGAATACTTCGGTGATGCGTTCCGGTCGGTTAGGCTGCCCCTGCCAGCCATTAACCGGCATATCCGGAGCATCTGTCTCCAGCAGCAAAGAATTCAAAGGTAAGCGGGCCATGACGTCCCGGGTTTTGCTGGCTCGAGGGTAAGTGATTGTACCGCCCACCCCGATAGCGTAACCCAAATCCACGAAGCGCTCGGCCTGTTGCAAACTCCCGGCAAAACCATGGATCACGCCGGTACGGGCCACCGGATGGCGGCGCAGCAGCATAGCCAGCTTATCGTGAGTACGTCGCGAATGGAGAATCAGCGGTAAATTATAACGCTGCGCCAGCTTTAACTGCTCGCTCAGCAAATCACACTGACGGTCAAATAGCGGATTGTCGCGATACAGATCCAGCCCGGTTTCCCCCAGGGCAACCAGCTTTCTCGGGCGAGTCGCCAATAGCTTATCCAAAGCTTCGAGGCTATGGTCGCTATGCTGTTCCACAACGATAGGATGAAGCCCTAAAGCCGCATACAGCGCCTGGTGTTTGTCAGCCAGCGCCAGCACGCGGGGAAAATATTCAGCGCTAACGGCAGGAACGATTATTTTTTCTACTCCGGCACTGGCTGCAGACGCCAGGCTACTCTCTTCAAGCCCGCTGAACGGAGGGAAATCAAAATGGCAATGGGTATCGATAAAACGAAATGTCACGCCGGGTCCTCACTATCGCAGGCCGGGCTGGCGGCCTGATGCGGCGCCATACTTGCCAGCGGAGCGCCATGTAATTCTTTGGCCTCTTTTGGCCGTTGCTGATGCGGTACTTCGAGTTGCTCTGGAGGCAGGACTATTGGCCCGGCCGCCGCCGCATTATTCAGCACAGCTTTGGCTGCCGCTGGCGCACCTTCGCTTTGCGCCGCCAGCGCTGAAGCCCCGGCAGGAGCTGCTTTAGGCAGGGTCACGCGTTGCAATACCTCTGGTGCCGACAGCCATTTGCCAATAGTAGCCAGAAAGTAACGAGCACACTGTCGGCCCAGTTTATAATCTGCCCCTAACGCCGCCTGATTACTGCCCAGCGCCATACTGCGCAAAGGACGGGAGGGATAGATTTCGAATATCCGCAAATTATCCGGCGGCGACTCAATAAAGCGCTGAATCTCGCCGTAGCTATTTTCATGATGATGAACCAGGTTCACCAGCGGCTGAAGGCTGCTATCGGATAACCAGCGCTCCATATGCTTAAACCACTGCGGCGTATAGTAAGCCTGGGATGGAACGGTGCGAATAACTACCAGCG
This genomic interval from Salmonella enterica subsp. enterica serovar Choleraesuis contains the following:
- a CDS encoding metal-dependent hydrolase, whose product is MTFRFIDTHCHFDFPPFSGLEESSLASAASAGVEKIIVPAVSAEYFPRVLALADKHQALYAALGLHPIVVEQHSDHSLEALDKLLATRPRKLVALGETGLDLYRDNPLFDRQCDLLSEQLKLAQRYNLPLILHSRRTHDKLAMLLRRHPVARTGVIHGFAGSLQQAERFVDLGYAIGVGGTITYPRASKTRDVMARLPLNSLLLETDAPDMPVNGWQGQPNRPERITEVFRSLCELRPESPQVIADALWANSQRIFAFSE
- the deoB gene encoding phosphopentomutase, with amino-acid sequence MKRAFIMVLDSFGIGATEDAARFGDVGADTLGHIAEACARGEADTGRKGPLNLPNLTKLGLAKAHEGSTGTIPAGMDANSPITGAYAWAHEMSSGKDTPSGHWEIAGVPVLFDWGYFTEHTNSFPQELLDKLVKRANLPGYLGNCHSSGTVILDELGEEHMRTGKPIFYTSADSVFQIACHEETFGLDKLYELCEIAREELTEGGYNIGRVIARPFIGDKPGHFQRTGNRHDLAVEPPAPTVLKKLVDEKNGHVVSVGKIADIYAQVGITKKVKATGLDALFDATIAEMKQAGDDTIVFTNFVDFDSSWGHRRDVAGYAAGLELFDRRLPELLALLKDDDILILTADHGCDPTWQGTDHTREHIPVLVAGPKVKPGSLGHRKTFADIGQTLANYFGLSPMDYGEKMF
- the deoC gene encoding deoxyribose-phosphate aldolase yields the protein MTDLTASSLRALKLMDLTTLNEDDTDEKVIALCHQAKTPVGTPVAICIYPRFIPVARKALKAQGTPDVRIATVTNFPHGNDDIDIAVAETRAAIAYGADEVDVVFPYRALMAGNEQVGFDLVHACKAACAEANVLLKVIIETGELKTEALIRKASEISIKAGADFIKTSTGKVPVNATPESARIMMEVIRDMGVEKTVGFKPAGGVRTAEDAAEFLGIADGLFGADWADSRHFRFGASSLLASLLKALGHGDGKSSSAY
- the deoA gene encoding thymidine phosphorylase, which produces MFLAQEIIRKKRDNQTLSDAELRFFINGIRDNTVSEGQIAALAMAIYFNDMSMDERVALTMAMRDSGTVLNWQGLDLNGPIVDKHSTGGVGDVTSLMLGPMVAACGGYIPMISGRGLGHTGGTLDKLEAIPGFDIFPDDDRFRAIIKDVGVAIIGQTSSLAPADKRFYATRDITATVDSIPLITASILAKKLAEGLDALVMDVKVGSGAFMPTYEGSEQLAEAIVSVANGAGVRTSALLTDMNQVLASSAGNALEVREAVRFLTGEYRNPRLLEVTMALCAQMLISGGLASDETEARRKLQAVLDNGKAAEVFGRMVSAQKGPQDFVENYDHYLPAATLSKAVYADVAGTVSAMDTRALGMAVVAMGGGRRQASDKIDYSVGLDEMVRLGDKIDAGRPLAIIHAQNEDSWRQAAEAVKAAVKISAEPYQETPVVYRTISQ
- the deoD gene encoding purine nucleoside phosphorylase DeoD-type, producing MATPHINAEMGDFADVVLMPGDPLRAKHIAETFLENPREVNNVRGMLGYTGTYKGRPISVMGHGMGIPSCSIYTKELITDFGVKKIIRVGSCGAVRADVKLRDVVIGMGACTDSKVNRMRFKDHDFAAIADYGMVRDAADAAKALGIEARVGNLFSADLFYTPDPEMFDVMDKYGILGVEMEAAGIYGVAAEFGAKALTICTVSDHIRTHEQTTAAERQTTFNEMIKIALESVLLGDEA